In a single window of the Bradyrhizobium sp. ORS 285 genome:
- a CDS encoding ABC transporter permease, translating to MRGFLLKRLLQSLVLLLIVSVIGFAVLNLFPGGPLAQYALDSSMTQDDLARLKEQLGLNRPLYVQYLDWAFRLVQGDWGHSFRDRAPVLSVIGRHLWATFLLMGSSTVIAVGVGAWIGIRSATHRGSLFDHAATVGAMVALSIPTFWFGLVGIYVFTLRLGWLPAGNMYTVGDESILDYLHHLIMPSAVLALVHVAIWSRYMRSATLDVIHQDFVNTARAKGLSERRILMKHVVGNALLPMITLAGIQLPSVLTGALVTETVFTWPGMGRLFLDSLGYSDYPVVMGLLMFSAVLVIVSNLLADITVALVDPRIRLA from the coding sequence ATGCGCGGCTTCCTACTCAAACGGCTTCTGCAGAGTCTGGTTCTGCTGCTGATCGTGTCCGTGATCGGCTTCGCGGTGCTGAATCTCTTTCCCGGCGGCCCGCTGGCGCAATACGCGCTCGACTCCAGCATGACCCAGGACGACCTCGCGCGCCTGAAGGAGCAGCTTGGACTGAATCGGCCTCTGTACGTGCAGTACTTGGATTGGGCGTTCAGGCTCGTGCAAGGCGACTGGGGCCACTCCTTCCGCGACCGGGCGCCGGTTCTGTCGGTCATCGGCCGCCATCTCTGGGCGACCTTCCTGCTGATGGGATCGTCGACCGTTATTGCTGTCGGGGTCGGCGCCTGGATCGGCATTCGCAGCGCAACGCATCGCGGCTCGCTGTTCGACCATGCAGCGACCGTCGGCGCCATGGTGGCGTTGTCGATCCCGACATTCTGGTTCGGACTTGTCGGCATCTACGTCTTCACGCTGCGGCTGGGATGGCTGCCGGCGGGCAACATGTACACGGTCGGCGACGAGTCGATTCTCGACTACCTTCATCATCTCATCATGCCGAGCGCCGTGCTTGCGCTGGTGCACGTCGCCATCTGGAGCCGCTACATGCGCTCGGCGACGCTGGACGTCATCCACCAGGATTTCGTCAATACAGCCCGCGCCAAAGGCCTCAGCGAGCGGCGCATCCTGATGAAGCACGTCGTCGGCAACGCGCTGCTGCCGATGATCACGCTGGCGGGTATCCAGCTTCCCAGCGTGCTGACGGGAGCGCTCGTGACGGAAACCGTCTTCACCTGGCCCGGCATGGGCCGCCTGTTTCTCGATAGTCTCGGCTACAGCGACTATCCGGTCGTGATGGGCCTGTTGATGTTCTCGGCGGTGCTCGTGATCGTGAGCAATCTCCTGGCCGATATCACTGTCGCGCTCGTCGACCCTCGCATCCGGTTGGCCTGA
- a CDS encoding ABC transporter permease has protein sequence MTIAAASHPARERWWRGRTMRRFMANRLALFGAAAIVLLVLACVIGPSLLPYTSLSIDLRARFAPPFTGSHYLGTDPLGRDMAARLFMAGRISLAVGFAAMLLSTIIGTLIGVIAGYRGGWIGAVLMRMVDGFLSFPSIFLVLALAAALKPSAMMITVVIAATSWMEVARIVETEVRSLREREFVQAGRMLGLSGTHIMFREILPNAIGPIIVAATLTVARAILMEAYISFLGYGIQPPLPSWGNMLDGAQRYLGSAPWLAIIPGAAITIAVASFNFIGDGLRDAFDVRGDHK, from the coding sequence ATGACGATCGCCGCCGCCTCCCATCCGGCCCGCGAGCGCTGGTGGCGCGGTCGGACGATGCGCCGATTCATGGCCAACCGTCTCGCGTTATTTGGTGCGGCGGCGATCGTGCTGCTCGTGCTCGCATGCGTGATCGGGCCCAGTCTGCTGCCTTATACGTCCCTCAGCATCGACCTGCGCGCGCGTTTCGCGCCGCCCTTCACCGGCTCCCACTATCTCGGCACCGATCCGCTCGGGCGTGACATGGCGGCGCGGCTGTTCATGGCCGGGCGCATCTCGCTGGCGGTGGGCTTTGCCGCGATGCTGCTGTCGACCATCATCGGCACCCTGATCGGCGTGATCGCAGGCTATCGCGGCGGCTGGATCGGCGCTGTCCTGATGCGCATGGTGGATGGGTTCCTGTCCTTTCCCTCGATCTTCCTGGTCCTGGCGCTCGCGGCGGCACTGAAGCCAAGCGCGATGATGATCACGGTCGTCATTGCCGCGACCAGCTGGATGGAGGTGGCGCGCATCGTCGAGACCGAGGTGCGATCCTTACGCGAACGCGAGTTCGTGCAGGCCGGGCGCATGCTCGGCCTCAGCGGGACGCACATCATGTTTCGCGAGATCCTGCCGAACGCGATCGGGCCGATCATCGTGGCTGCCACTCTCACCGTCGCGCGCGCCATCCTGATGGAAGCCTATATCAGCTTCCTCGGATACGGGATCCAGCCGCCGCTGCCGAGCTGGGGCAACATGCTCGATGGCGCGCAGCGCTATCTCGGCAGCGCGCCATGGCTCGCCATCATCCCTGGCGCGGCCATCACCATCGCGGTCGCCAGCTTCAACTTCATCGGCGACGGCTTGCGCGACGCCTTCGATGTTCGCGGCGACCACAAATAG